A genomic region of Streptomyces rimosus contains the following coding sequences:
- a CDS encoding glycerophosphodiester phosphodiesterase encodes MPAPAERTPAGQAPPAARLTDPIPTRGQVAVIGHRGAPYEARENTLASLRAALEAGADAVEIDVRLTADRVPVLLHDATLERLWGHDRSLASLTYGLVAELTAGGVPTLRDALALTAKYPSARALIDLPDPAAAAAAVTEVRESDAEARTYYCGGGLSMLAVRAADPAAELALSWCRTAPPRPELLARVRPRWLNYHFGLVTRELVERAHGDGYLFAAWTIDTPRATRRLKRAGVDAVTTNRVAAVRAVL; translated from the coding sequence GTGCCCGCCCCGGCGGAGCGCACGCCGGCCGGGCAGGCACCGCCGGCTGCCCGGCTGACGGACCCGATTCCCACGCGCGGACAGGTGGCGGTCATCGGCCATCGCGGCGCCCCGTACGAGGCGCGCGAAAACACTCTCGCCTCGCTGCGCGCCGCGCTCGAAGCGGGCGCGGACGCGGTCGAGATCGACGTACGGCTGACCGCCGACCGCGTCCCGGTGCTGCTGCACGACGCCACGCTGGAACGCCTGTGGGGCCACGACCGTTCGCTGGCCTCACTCACGTACGGCCTGGTCGCCGAGCTCACCGCGGGCGGCGTTCCGACTCTGCGCGACGCCCTCGCGCTCACGGCCAAGTACCCGTCCGCCCGCGCCCTGATCGACCTCCCTGACCCCGCGGCCGCGGCGGCCGCCGTCACCGAGGTCCGCGAGTCCGACGCCGAGGCCCGTACGTACTACTGCGGTGGCGGCCTGTCCATGCTCGCCGTCCGCGCCGCCGACCCGGCCGCCGAACTCGCCCTCTCCTGGTGCCGTACGGCCCCGCCCCGTCCCGAACTGCTGGCCCGCGTCCGTCCCCGCTGGCTCAACTACCACTTCGGTCTGGTGACCAGGGAGCTGGTCGAACGAGCCCACGGCGACGGTTACTTGTTCGCCGCCTGGACCATCGACACGCCCCGCGCCACGCGCCGCCTCAAGCGCGCGGGCGTCGACGCCGTCACGACCAACCGGGTGGCCGCCGTCCGCGCGGTGCTCTGA